In Pirellula sp. SH-Sr6A, the DNA window CTTATTGGTCGACGGTGAGGAATACATCGATGAGATGCAAATCGTCAAAGGGGAATTGCAGAGGAAGCTTCGAAAGGAGCGACACGCGAACACTTCGGACTTTAAACCACCGAATAGGAGATGGCCCGAATCGGTCGAGACCACAGTTCAGAATGGGTTGGGAGAGGGCTATGTGGTCGATACGATCTCGCTTCCGTTCGAAAACCCATGGGGCATCCCTTTGTTCATCGCCGATCATGCATTTCTAAGCGATGGTTCAGCTTTGTTATGCACCATGCACGGAGATGTCTTGCGCGCGGAGGGATTCACGTCGACGAATCCCACGTTACCCAATGCAGATACGTTACCCAATGCAAGCACGGTTCGATGGACACGTGTCGCATCCGGTCTGCATCATCCGTTAGGAATGTGGATCGATTCCGAGGGGATCTTTGTGCTAGGCCGCAATCAGATCACGCGGTTGCACGACGAAAACGCGGACGGCGAATTTGATCGGTACGAATGCTTCAGCCATGCGTACATCACCTCTCCAAACGGGCACGACTACATCTGTGGGTTAGTACGAGATCGCGAAGGAAACTTCTATACGGTCTCTGGCAATCAGGGGCTTGTCCGCATCGCACCCAATGGCCAGAGTGCCGACGTCATCGCGACCGGTTTCCGCAATCCGGATGGGCTTGGGATATTGCCAGACGGTTCTCTGACCGTGCCTTGCTCGGAAGGGGACTGGACACCTGCGTCGATGATTCATCTTGTCCCTGCCATCGAGAAAACGTCCGCCCTCCCTCGGTCGCCCCGCTTTTTTGGTTACCGCGGCCCGCAACCAGGCAAAACGGTTGAAAAACCACTGCTCTATCTCCCGCGAGGGGTCGACAACAGCAGCGGGGGGCAACTTTGGGTGGATAGTCCCAGAATGGGGCCATTGGATCAGCACTTACTTCACACCTCCTATGGAACCGGCACGGCATGGATGATTCTGAGCGACCGCGTATCAGGTTTCGACCAATCCGCCGCAGTCCGATTGCCTGGCGAGTATCGGTCGGGTGTCCACCGCGCCAAGGTCCACCCGGCGGATGGTTCGGTCTATCTTTCCGGGATGAGCGGCTGGGGAACCTATACCCCGGATGCAGGTTGTTTCGAGCGTCTTCGTTACACGGGAAGGCCCGTGCAGATGCCGATTGGGTTTCACGTTCGACAAAACGGGATAGAGATACGATTCTCGGAGCCAATCGATCGTGAGAAAGCGAGCGATCCGGTGCACCATTTTGTTCAAGGGTGGAACTACCGGTATTCCCCCGGCTACGGTTCGCCAGAGCTTTCCATCAGCCAACCGCGCAGCGTCGGGCACGATCGACTCCGAATCGAATCAGTTGTCGTGAGCGACGATGGACGGGAGATATTTTTGGAGCTCCCTGAGCTTCAGAAGTGCAGCCAACTCTACTGGAACTATGCGGTGGGAGGTGAGGACGCCCTGGAGATGTTCGCTACCGTTCACGCGATGGACGCGCCTCGGATGGACGTTTCCTCTGGTGCGCGAATGTCAAGCAAAGAGTGGTTGCCCCATCCCTTGGAACGGGACATCGAGTGGCTTCAAAGATCGATTCCCAATCCCTGGGGCAAACAACGCAAGGACTCAAGTCCCATTTTGATCGCCGCGTCCGACAATCTTCAATTCGCTCAACGATCGCTTCAAGCCAAACCGGGCGAATGGTTGCAACTTACGTTCAAGAACCCCGATGTTGTCCCGCACAATTGGGTACTGCTGCGTCCGAATAGTCTGGACCGAGTCGGAGCGCTGGCCAATCAAGTCGTCTCGGATCCCGATGCGTACCTTTACCATTACGTACCCAAATCCCCGGATGTCTTGTGCTATACCGACATTGTCGAACCGAAGTCGGAATTTACCATAACCTTTCAAGCCCCGATGGAGCCGGGTCGATATCCGTATCTTTGCACTTTCCCTGGGCATTGGATGGTGATGAACGGAGAACTGATTATCGCGCCCTAGTGTTTTCCGTTCAGTCCACGCGTACCTTCCCGCAGTGCCCACAGTGCATCGGCTCCTGTCCTGCAATTCTATCCTGCGGAATGGTCAAAGCCCCCCGAAGCGTCGATGTCGTTTGCTATAGTCTTCGATGGCATCCAAAAAGTCGTGTCGAGAGAACTCCGGCCAAGCCCTTTTGGTAATCCACAGTTCGGAGTAGCTGATTTGCCAGAGCAAGTAGTTACTGAGGCGAAGCTCGCCGCTCGTTCGAATGAGCAGGTCGGGGTCGGGTAGATCCGCTGTGTACAGATGTTTGGAAATCGTAGACTCGTCGATTTGATCGGGAGTACATGCCCCCTCATGTACCTTTTGAGCGATCGCGCGAACTGCATCGGTGATCTCTTGCCTGCTTCCGTAGTTGATGGCCAAACAAAGGTGCAGACCCGTCAAATGGGCGCTTTTCGCAATCGCGCGATCCATCTCGTCGAGCACATCTTCGGGAAGACCGTCGCGGCGTCCGATCACCGAAAGGCGGATATTCTTTTCCACGAGCGTCTTCGACTCTTGGATCAAGAACTGTTTGAGCAGCCCCATGAGAAAATCCAGTTCCTCTTTGGGGCGTTTCCAATTCTCGCTGGAGAAACAATAAAGCGTTAGTACTTGAACGCCGAGTTCCACGCAAACCTCGCAAGCCCTTCGGACCGACTGGGCTCCCTGCCGGTGCCCTTCAATGCGTGGCAATCCTCGAGCCTGGGCCCATCTACCATTTCCATCCATGATGATGGCAACATGCTTTGGGATGACCAACTCGGTCGTCGTCGAAGGTTTCTTGCGTCGAAAAAATGACATCGAGGGAGGGGTTACGGTAATTGAACGTCCAGCCAAACGAGATGGTGGTCGGATGCCTCCTTTATGTCAACCTCCAATGATTTCATCTCCTCGAGGGTTGGCCAAAAGACCCCACCTCCTGTGATTTTCAGTGTTTGAGAAGGGAGAACGAAATCGACTCGGAGGTTTCCTGGTTCTCGATCATTGAAGTCCCCGGTGTCGTGCTGAGGATCCCCTTTTTGTTCCACATTCGCACGTTTCTGGAGTTGCGATGCCTCGACGCCGCCGCGACTGCTGGGGATGAAACCGGATTGAATCCTAGGAGACTCGAGCAATTGCTTGATGGCGGGAGCGGTTCCGGACCCATCGTTCGGATCGGCGTTGAGATCCCCTAAGATCACAAACGGGTCGTCTGCAGTTGCTCCTCCACTTCGGCCGAGGTCATCGATCAAATAATCCGTGTTGGCAGCGATGTCATGCAGGAATCGTATTTCATCGTGATTGCGGCATCCGTTTCGATCTTCCGGCCCGTCGAAGACAGGAGGCGTCGGATGAGCCGCCAAGATCTGTATTCGCTTCGCACCGATGGAAACAGGAACAAGCCAGTGGGATTTCGAGCTCAGTCGCAATCGATTCCAAATATCGTCCGAATGGTAGGGCTTCCAGGTGTTGGCCTTTCGATCCCCTACGCCGGGTCGCAACGCATCGGGAAGATCCCGCCACAGAAACTTCTGATAAGTCCTGGCTGCTTCGGTTTGGATGGGATACCTACTAAAGATCACCATCCCGTATTGTCCTGGAAAGGCACCATAGCCCCAGGCATCGTCTGGCCCGTCCGAAGCCCCGTCGCCATTTAAATCCATACCCGATGGGACACCCGTATTTACGGACCCGACAAATTGATAGGGGTATGGGCGATGGGGTCGGTCGCGATTCGTGAGGATGGATTCGCTATTGAGATACTGTTCGCGTAGCAAGGTGGCCGTTTTCCCACCGTCGTAATCGACTTCGTTGGCCAGCAACACATCGGGGCTGACCCATTGCACGATCGCTGCGATCTTCTTGGCCTGCGCGTCCCCCTCCTGAAGACCCTTTAGTAAATCACCGGGCGCTTTCCGATTCAGCGCCATATTGAAAGTCGCGATACGAACGCTTCCTTCTTTTGGAGGGTCGATCGCGAAGAGGGAGGAACTGGGGAGCATGAAGGCGAATGAATAGAAGATCTCGCGTGCGAATCGGATCATAAAGTTCCTATGCCAAATTCCAATCGACCACAAAAAGAACCAGGCCCCGACGTTTTACGACGCCGAGGCCTGGCTTAGGACTAATACCGCTCGATGCACAAGGGCCGGGAGGATTTCCAACCGCGACCTTTGTCGATCGAGTGGGGTGGAGGCTGCCTGTCACTAGCAGCCCGCCGGCAGACTAGGACGCCTCACCCCCATGGCCAGTACAGAATGATGTCACCAGTCACCTCCTTTCACAAGCAGCCAGACCTGCGAATCCTCGAAGCCGAGAACCGGGATTTGCAGGTTCAGAAACATGCAGCCGCGACGCGTTTCGCAGCACTGCTCCCATTTTATTTCATCCGACCACCAGAAATCAAGAATAGGTTGCGTTATGATTTGAAAAACCTCGAGCGCGGTCCTGCGGTTTGCCAAGCGAACTGGGCCGTACCGCGTGCGAGCGAAGGCCTTGCACCAAATCTCTCCCTGGCGTGCAGGCAGTAAGGTCCGCGGTGGACTTTTTCTATTTGGTTGTCTCCTCGATTTAGACCTGCGTGGTCTTGGATTGTTCTGCAACGGATATGGGAATTCGAGTTGCCCTGCATCATCAAACTGTCTACGAGTACGATCGGGATGTTCAATTAGGACCTCAAATCGTTCGCCTCCGACCGGCCCCTCATTGCCGGACCCCGGTACTGAGCTACTCGATGAAGGTGGTGCCCCAAGATCACTTCTGCAATTGGCAACAGGATCCTCAAGGGAACTACATCGCTCGCCTCGTCTTCCCGAAGAAAACGCAAACGTTTTCCATTGCCGTCGACTTGATCGCGGATATGACCTCCATCAATCCGTTCGATTTCTTTTTAGAAGCGTACGCGGAGTCGTTCCCTTTCGCTTACGAACCGTGGCTGCTTAAGGAGCTAGCCCCTTTTTTGATCCAGATCGATTCGAAGCCTGAGCTCGAGGCACTCGATCAATGGCTGGCGAAGGGGAAGATTGCCAAGTTGCGGACAATCGACTTGATCACCGAAATCAATCATCGCCTGCAGGAAGATATCCGTTACGAAATTCGTCTGGAGCCCGGCGTGCAATCTCCGCTGGAGACCTTGCAACGAAGCTCGGGATCTTGTCGCGATTCGGCTTGGCTATTGGTTCACTTGTTCCGACGCTTAGGTCTGGCAGCGCGGTTTGCGTCTGGCTACCTCATCCAATTGGCGACCGATGTCAAATCGCTGGATGGACCGTCCGGCCCAGACAAGGACTTCACCGATCTGCACGCTTGGGCAGAAGTCTATCTGCCTGGCGCCGGATGGATCGGACTCGACCCTACTAGCGGATTGCTTTGCGGCGAAGGTCACTTGCCGGTGGCTTGTACCCCTGACCCTTTCACCGCCGCACCCGTGACCGGGTTGGTAGAACCGGCCGAATGTAAATTCCACTTCGAAATGTCGGTCCAACGTTTGGTCGAAGACCCAAGAACGACCAAGCCCTACACGCAGGATCAATGGGAACGCATTCATCAGTTGGGACTCCGTGTCGACGAGCAATTGAAACAAGATGATGTCCGTTTGACATTCGGAGGAGAACCGACCTTCGTATCCATGGACGACATGGATGGCCCGGAATGGAACTCCGATGCGGTGGGACCGACCAAACGAGTGCTCTCAGGGCAACTCATCAAACGCCTTCGAGAGGTATTTTCCCCAGGTGCGTTTCTCCACTACGGGGAAGGGAAATGGTACCCAGGCGAGTCGCTTCCTCGCTGGGCTTTGACCTGCATGTGGCGTTTAGACGGCCAACCCATTTGGCAAAATACCGAATGGATCGCTGACGAATCACGTAACTACGGATTCACCTTCAAACAAGCGAGACTCTTCTCCGAATGTTTGGCCGAGATGCTAGGCGTCGATCCGAAATGGCTGATGCCCGCCTACGAAGACGTGTACTATTATCTCTGGAGAGAACAACGTCTCCCGATCAACATCAAACCCTGGGACCCTCGACTCGAGGACGAGGAAGAGCGGAGCCGGCTCTCGCGCGTTTTCACGCGAGGACTCAACAAACCGGTAGGGGTGATTTTGCCCATTCGTCGGCAATGGTGGCAAGGCCAAGGTAAGTGGGCCAGTGGCCCATGGCCGGTCCGTCCAGAGAAACTCTTATTGCTCCCCGGAGACTCCTCGGTCGGACTGCGATTACCTCTCGACACACTCCCCTTTTCTCCTGCCACGGGGATGCATGGAGTGATTCCGGCCGACCCCTTTTCACAACGACCTCCTTTGCCCTCACCCGTTCCTGTTGTCTCACAAGTCAAACAAGATCGGCACGAACTGGAACACCGCCCCAACCGAATGGGCTGGGGATCGGTTGTACCGGTCGAAATGGACGAAGATCATTGGTGGTCCGAACAGCAAGCCGCCAAACGTGAACAAGACCCTGCACCGGAGCATGTCGTGCGCACCGCCTTGTGCGTCGAACCTCGCGAAGGCCGACTGTATGTGTTCATGCCCCCAACGGAAACACTCGAAGACTATCTCGACCTCCTCTGGTCGATCGAGCAGGTGGCCATCGATCTCGAGATACCGGTTGTTATCGAAGGATACTTGCCTCCGAGAGACCACCGCGTGCAGATGATCAAAGTGACGCCTGACCCGGGGGTGATCGAGGTCAACATCCATCCCGCGAGCTCGTGGACCGAACTGGTCGACAACACGACCAAACTCTACGACGAGGCGAGACAATGCCGTTTAGCGACGGAAAAATTTGATCTGGATGGCAAGCATACCGGCACAGGAGGTGGCAATCACATCGTGATGGGCGGTCCGACTCCTTGGGATAGTCCATTTCTTCGAGCTCCCCACGTCCTTCGGTCCCTCATCGCGTTTTGGATCAATCATCCCTCGCTGAGCTATTTGTTCAGCAATCGATTTATCGGCCCCACGAGTCAAGCGCCGCGAGCCGACGAAGGTAGACACGATGCGATTTACGAGTTGCAGACCGCGTTGGAGCAAATCCCTAAGCGAGGTGAGGACTGTCCCCCTTGGTTGGTCGATCGGATTCTCCGAAACTTGCTTATCGATTTGACCGGCAACACCCATCGCGCGGAAATCTGCATCGACAAGCTCTATTCTCCCGACAGTTCCACCGGACGGCTTGGACTGGTCGAGCTCCGTGGATTCGAGATGCCCCCCCATGCCCAAATGAGCTTGGCCACCCAATTGCTCGTTCGGTGCTTGGTCGCCACATTCTGGCGGCAGGAGTACAGCGAGCCTTTGGTCCGTTGGGATAACGATCTTCATGATCGCTACATGCTCCCGCATTACCTTTGGAAGGACTTTCAATCGGTGCTACACACTTTGCAGTCCGCAGGCTGGAACTGGGAAGAGACGTGGTTTGCATCGCACTACGAGTTCCGTTTCCCACCTATCGGGATGGTCGAGTACGACAACGTCGGCATCCACTTGCGAACCGCCATCGAGCCATGGTATGTCATGGGTGAAGAGCCTGCAGGAGGAGGCACGGTCCGTTTTGTCGACTCGAGCGTGGAGCGACTAGAGGTCAAAGCCTTGGGTCTCGATCCCGCTCGCCATCGCCTTCTATGCAATGGACTTCAGCTACCTGTTCAGCCAACGGGGGGTCCGAGCGAGTATGTGTGCGGAGTGCGTTATCGCGCATGGCAACCCCCGAGCTGCCTGCATCCGACCATCGCCGTCCACACTCCGTTGGTGTTCGAATTGTGGGATGTATCGGGCGGACGATCGCTGGGAGGTTGTACCTACCATGTGGGGCATCCGGGCGGACGGAACTACGCCACATTCCCAGTCAACGCGTTGGAAGCCGAAGCTCGCCGGACAGCGCGATTTATCAAAGTGGGGCAGAGTACGGGACCGATCCACCCCAAGATGCCTCGCCCCAATCCTGAGTTTCCATCAACATTGGACCTCCGCCGGGAACGCTTCTAGTGGGCTCATGGATGGGGCGTGTTGCCGGATCGGGAAAGTCGGGTAGATTGGACGGCTTTCTTGATCCACCTATGCGGAGTCGACCTTGGACATTCGAATTGCAGAGAACGCGAGCGAGTTGGGTAAGAATGCAGGCTTGCTCGCAGCAGAAATTCTTCGAGGTGCTTTGAAATCGCAACCGCGAGCCCGCGTCATCGTTGCCACCGGAGCCAGCCAATTCGAAACCTTGGCCACCCTGACGAGCGAACCTGGGATCGATTGGAACCGTGTGGATGGTTTCCACTTGGATGAATACATTGGCCTCAGTGCAGATCATCCTGCCAGCTTCTGCGGGTACTTGCGAGATCGCTTTGTTACCAAGGTTCCGATCGGATCCTTTCACTATCTGAATGGATTGGGAGATCCCGCGCACGTCATCGCGGGGGCGAGCCAAGCATTGCGCGCCGCCCCTATCGATCTCGCGTTGATCGGCATAGGTGAGAATGGTCACTTGGCGTTTAATGACCCTCCCGCGGATTTTGAGACGACCGAGCAGTACCATATTGTTTCCCTCGACGAGGCATGTCGACAGCAACAGGTAGGAGAAGGTTGGTTCGCTTCGCTCGCCGATGTTCCAACCCGCGCATTCAGCATGACGATCTCCGCAATCCTCGCATCCAAAGCGATTGTTTGCAGTGTTCCGGATGAACGAAAGGCCATCGCGGTTCGGAACGCTCTCGAAGGGCCTCTTACACCTGACGTCCCCGCCTCCATTCTTCGCAATCACCCAAATCTGACGCTTGTGCTGGACAAAGCGAGCGCATCGAGACTCTCGAAGTAGCCGCAAGTTCTGAAAATATTGGTCCGCGGGGCGTTACAGGTGTCATTGCTAGCCCTCGTCGGAAAGTGAAGGCGACAGATCATTGTCGAAGGGTCGCCGGTCGATACCTTTGCGTGTCGGATGGATACCGTGTGTCCTGTTCAACTCTGTTGCCGACAACGCACTTGTTTTGACCCAATCCCGTTGCACCGGATGCAACCACAACGAAGAAAAGGAGTCTCCAATGCTGGTACTCTCGCGACATCGAGATGAAAGCATCATGATCGGCGACGACGTGGTCGTCACCATCGTGGACATTCGTGGGGATAAAGTGCGGCTTGGTATCGAAGCCCCAAACGATATTCCTGTTCACCGTCAGGAAGTCTATGAGGCGATCAAACGTGAAAATCGCAAAGCGAGTCACATCCAACCAGCCGAACTCCGCGGCTTGAAGGATGATCGTTCCTAGGACGGTTCGAAGATGTTTGGGGCCGGGACCAGCAAGCCGTCGGCCTCAGACACCTTCAAAACCATCGTTCCCATAGCTGCTCCGGCGGCAAAGTTTCTTTGATCGGAATCTTTGCGGCCCTGCAGTAGATACGCGAGAGGCCTCGCGTAGGCTGCCGACTGGGTCGGTTTCGTCTACGCGAGGCCTCTTCCTTTTCCACACCCCACGCCCATCCCTGCCACATCCATCGCCTAAATCCATCTGGCTCCCCTCCCTCGGACTTGCTAGAGTCCCCT includes these proteins:
- a CDS encoding plastocyanin/azurin family copper-binding protein — protein: MHAQEQPSCCPLRSTQWIRDEIRWLAFRRLCWLSIVFAFAEGILQPTAKGWQSDEQIPEPAERARITRNWMERAHVQGDTLRGAAIFASAKVACASCHALGEVGGKLGPELLSVAKKRTPEQLVESVLWPNLTIEPEYVPYKYLLEDDRVVSGYRTNSEEDAILLIRDPAKNEIISFAKDEIVQSGPSRSLMPHGLLDALPQDKRVDLIRFVIALRDLNDSERLAAQRAIQSATHHALSTFTWNREPLRRDAHPYADHLVNRDRVYDFYAKQANAFRNLDTGLDLLQAYPGLDGGTYGHWGNQNEETWRGNEWESIRKHRLQATVFFHPSRTLARAVCFRLGHTDAWSVCYDPDSMGFVSCWQNGFLRFSSVRHGFMDGARMEGEERELPPKSGPLREVLQLSDRSNVRYLGYRYRGDQVQFLLLVDGEEYIDEMQIVKGELQRKLRKERHANTSDFKPPNRRWPESVETTVQNGLGEGYVVDTISLPFENPWGIPLFIADHAFLSDGSALLCTMHGDVLRAEGFTSTNPTLPNADTLPNASTVRWTRVASGLHHPLGMWIDSEGIFVLGRNQITRLHDENADGEFDRYECFSHAYITSPNGHDYICGLVRDREGNFYTVSGNQGLVRIAPNGQSADVIATGFRNPDGLGILPDGSLTVPCSEGDWTPASMIHLVPAIEKTSALPRSPRFFGYRGPQPGKTVEKPLLYLPRGVDNSSGGQLWVDSPRMGPLDQHLLHTSYGTGTAWMILSDRVSGFDQSAAVRLPGEYRSGVHRAKVHPADGSVYLSGMSGWGTYTPDAGCFERLRYTGRPVQMPIGFHVRQNGIEIRFSEPIDREKASDPVHHFVQGWNYRYSPGYGSPELSISQPRSVGHDRLRIESVVVSDDGREIFLELPELQKCSQLYWNYAVGGEDALEMFATVHAMDAPRMDVSSGARMSSKEWLPHPLERDIEWLQRSIPNPWGKQRKDSSPILIAASDNLQFAQRSLQAKPGEWLQLTFKNPDVVPHNWVLLRPNSLDRVGALANQVVSDPDAYLYHYVPKSPDVLCYTDIVEPKSEFTITFQAPMEPGRYPYLCTFPGHWMVMNGELIIAP
- a CDS encoding isoprenyl transferase — protein: MSFFRRKKPSTTTELVIPKHVAIIMDGNGRWAQARGLPRIEGHRQGAQSVRRACEVCVELGVQVLTLYCFSSENWKRPKEELDFLMGLLKQFLIQESKTLVEKNIRLSVIGRRDGLPEDVLDEMDRAIAKSAHLTGLHLCLAINYGSRQEITDAVRAIAQKVHEGACTPDQIDESTISKHLYTADLPDPDLLIRTSGELRLSNYLLWQISYSELWITKRAWPEFSRHDFLDAIEDYSKRHRRFGGL
- a CDS encoding endonuclease/exonuclease/phosphatase family protein: MIRFAREIFYSFAFMLPSSSLFAIDPPKEGSVRIATFNMALNRKAPGDLLKGLQEGDAQAKKIAAIVQWVSPDVLLANEVDYDGGKTATLLREQYLNSESILTNRDRPHRPYPYQFVGSVNTGVPSGMDLNGDGASDGPDDAWGYGAFPGQYGMVIFSRYPIQTEAARTYQKFLWRDLPDALRPGVGDRKANTWKPYHSDDIWNRLRLSSKSHWLVPVSIGAKRIQILAAHPTPPVFDGPEDRNGCRNHDEIRFLHDIAANTDYLIDDLGRSGGATADDPFVILGDLNADPNDGSGTAPAIKQLLESPRIQSGFIPSSRGGVEASQLQKRANVEQKGDPQHDTGDFNDREPGNLRVDFVLPSQTLKITGGGVFWPTLEEMKSLEVDIKEASDHHLVWLDVQLP
- a CDS encoding DUF2126 domain-containing protein; protein product: MGIRVALHHQTVYEYDRDVQLGPQIVRLRPAPHCRTPVLSYSMKVVPQDHFCNWQQDPQGNYIARLVFPKKTQTFSIAVDLIADMTSINPFDFFLEAYAESFPFAYEPWLLKELAPFLIQIDSKPELEALDQWLAKGKIAKLRTIDLITEINHRLQEDIRYEIRLEPGVQSPLETLQRSSGSCRDSAWLLVHLFRRLGLAARFASGYLIQLATDVKSLDGPSGPDKDFTDLHAWAEVYLPGAGWIGLDPTSGLLCGEGHLPVACTPDPFTAAPVTGLVEPAECKFHFEMSVQRLVEDPRTTKPYTQDQWERIHQLGLRVDEQLKQDDVRLTFGGEPTFVSMDDMDGPEWNSDAVGPTKRVLSGQLIKRLREVFSPGAFLHYGEGKWYPGESLPRWALTCMWRLDGQPIWQNTEWIADESRNYGFTFKQARLFSECLAEMLGVDPKWLMPAYEDVYYYLWREQRLPINIKPWDPRLEDEEERSRLSRVFTRGLNKPVGVILPIRRQWWQGQGKWASGPWPVRPEKLLLLPGDSSVGLRLPLDTLPFSPATGMHGVIPADPFSQRPPLPSPVPVVSQVKQDRHELEHRPNRMGWGSVVPVEMDEDHWWSEQQAAKREQDPAPEHVVRTALCVEPREGRLYVFMPPTETLEDYLDLLWSIEQVAIDLEIPVVIEGYLPPRDHRVQMIKVTPDPGVIEVNIHPASSWTELVDNTTKLYDEARQCRLATEKFDLDGKHTGTGGGNHIVMGGPTPWDSPFLRAPHVLRSLIAFWINHPSLSYLFSNRFIGPTSQAPRADEGRHDAIYELQTALEQIPKRGEDCPPWLVDRILRNLLIDLTGNTHRAEICIDKLYSPDSSTGRLGLVELRGFEMPPHAQMSLATQLLVRCLVATFWRQEYSEPLVRWDNDLHDRYMLPHYLWKDFQSVLHTLQSAGWNWEETWFASHYEFRFPPIGMVEYDNVGIHLRTAIEPWYVMGEEPAGGGTVRFVDSSVERLEVKALGLDPARHRLLCNGLQLPVQPTGGPSEYVCGVRYRAWQPPSCLHPTIAVHTPLVFELWDVSGGRSLGGCTYHVGHPGGRNYATFPVNALEAEARRTARFIKVGQSTGPIHPKMPRPNPEFPSTLDLRRERF
- a CDS encoding glucosamine-6-phosphate deaminase; this translates as MDIRIAENASELGKNAGLLAAEILRGALKSQPRARVIVATGASQFETLATLTSEPGIDWNRVDGFHLDEYIGLSADHPASFCGYLRDRFVTKVPIGSFHYLNGLGDPAHVIAGASQALRAAPIDLALIGIGENGHLAFNDPPADFETTEQYHIVSLDEACRQQQVGEGWFASLADVPTRAFSMTISAILASKAIVCSVPDERKAIAVRNALEGPLTPDVPASILRNHPNLTLVLDKASASRLSK
- the csrA gene encoding carbon storage regulator CsrA, whose translation is MLVLSRHRDESIMIGDDVVVTIVDIRGDKVRLGIEAPNDIPVHRQEVYEAIKRENRKASHIQPAELRGLKDDRS